In Fibrobacter sp. UWB10, the genomic window CACAATTCTTGCAATTAAAGAAAATAAACAACCCATCCCCTTGACACTGTATCAAAAAGGAGATACATTTGGAATGAAGGAATATGTTGCCTATGAAGGCCCATGCTTTACAATAGAATGGTTCTATAACGAACAAGGAGAAAGCCAGGCTTTAGAATATTTTAACGGATTAAGTGATGCACAACAGCGAAAGGTGCTGATGCTTTTTAAGCGAATTGGCGATTTCGGAAGGATTTCAGATATAACAAAGTTCAGAAACGAAGGCGATAAAATATACGCATTCAAGCCGCAACCAGATCGTTTTTTGTCATTCTTCTATATAGGCAAGAAAATAATCATAACAAACGCTTTTCGCAAAAAAACGCAGAAATTGCCGGAAGAAGAGAAACGACAAGCACTACTCAATATGCAAAGCTACAATAAACGTGTTTTAAAGGATGTATATTATGAAAAAGACTAAATCGACTTTTGAAAGAGTCATGACAAGTCCAAAACAGAAAAAGGCTTTTGAAAAAGAATATGCGAACTTTCTTCTGTCGGAACTATTGCTGGATGCCATGTCCAAGCAAGATATTAGCGTGCGAGCCCTATCTAAGGCATCAGGCATTTCAACCTCAGTGATTCAAAACCTGCGAGCCATGCAGCCCGTAAACATCACGCTAAAAACATTGAACGCCCTACTTTCCTCTTTAGGCTATGAACTTATCGCCCGAAGAGGTCGGCATTGCGTAAGCCTGACTACACAATCGGTGTAAAGCCCCCTCCCCTCTCTTAAAAATTTTATTACATTTCACCCTACCGATGCAAGACGAGAAATACATACTGGTAGATAGCGAAGAATCGCTGGCGAATTTGCTAGCAGATTTGGAGCTGTACGAAATGGCCGCCGTCGATACCGAGGCGGATTCCATGTACCATTATACCACCCGTCTTTGCCTGATCCAGATTACCATCGGCGAACACCACTACATTGTGGACCCGCTGTGTGGGCTTGACCTTGCCCCTTTGTTCAAGGCCCGCGCCATGCAGACGCTCATTTTCCACGGCGCCGACTACGACTTGCGACTGCTGTGGCAGACCTACGGCTTTTCGCCGAAGCAAATTTTCGATACCATGCTCGCGGCAAAGATTCTGGGCGAAGATCACCTGGGCCTTGCGGACTTGGTGCGCGAATACTTCGGTGACGAACTCAAGAAAGAAAACCAGCGTGCCGACTGGACCACGCGACCGCTGCCGCTCGAAATGTGCGAATACGCCATTCACGACACGTTCTACCTGCACGAACTCTGCGCGATTCTCGTAGAAAAGTTGCAAGAAGCAGGCCGCATGAGTTGGCTTACCGAACAGTGCGATGCCTTGATCGAACACGCCAAGCACCCTGCCCCGCCGAGAAAAGACCCCTGGCGCGTCACGGGCTCCGCTCCGCTTTCGCCGTGCGCCCTGAACGTGCTCAAGTTCCTCTGGGAATGGCGCGAAAACCAGGCCCAGGAACTGGACCGCCCTCCCTACAAGGTGATGCCGGTGGAACTCATGCTCGCCATCGCACGCCGCAGCGAGGCGAATTTCCCGACCGTGGACTTGGAAAAGTTGCCGAAGCTCCCCCGCAATTTCCGCGACGAGCGCCTGGATTCGTTTGTGAACATGCTGCAGACTGCCGTGGCCGTGCCGCAATCGGACTGGCCCGAGCGCTTGCCCAAGGCCCCGCCCCCGCCGGTGGTGCCGAACTCTGACCTGCTCTCGGTGCTCAAGACCTGGCGCGACTTAAAGGCCGAAGAACTGGAACTGGACCCGTCGCTCCTCGCCAACAAGGCGCAGCTCATTTGGCTTGCCGCTCCGGGAGACATGCCCTGGGAGGCCCGCTACGAAGAAGCTCACCTCATGAACTGGCAGCGCGTCCTGTGGACTGAAATTTTGCAACAGAACTTGCCCAACGCAAAGCGTGTAGGCGACCCCGACTAAATTTTTTTATAACTCACCTCAACCGCCCGCTACTGGACAAAACCCCCGCAGGCATACTATGGAATCTGTACTTCTCGTTTCTGCCTTACTCCTTTTGATTTTCGGCTCCAGGCCGCTTTTCGAGATGTTGCGCAAAAAGCGCGACGGCGAAGAACTTATCGGAAACCCGTGGGAAGAAATCCACGCCATCAAGGGTTACAAGGAATCGCGCAAGGTGGCGGCGTTCTACCCGCTCACGGGCGAACCGAATATTATGCCGATTATCGAGCAGCTCGCCGACGAAGACCGCTTGCTGCTCCCCCGCTGCACGGGCCCCACGACCATGGAATTCTGCCACGTGCAAAGCCTCAAGAAAGACCTGGTCAAAGGCAAGTTCGGCATCATGGAACCGCGCGGCGACATCCCGGCCTACGAGGGCGACTTCACCGTGTTCCTGGTTCCCGGCACCAAGTTCAACCTGACCGGCGAACGCTGCGGCCACGGCAAGGGTTACTACGACCGCTTTTTGGCAAAGCACCCGAACGCCCACAAGGCAGGCATTGCGACCCCCAAGCAGATTAGCGTAGAGCCGCTCGTGCAAAAACTGACCGACATCAAGATGAACCAGATTATCATTTGTAGGGAAAAACCCTAAGACAAAACGTCATTGCGAGCACGCCGTGCGAAGCAATCCAAGGAAAATTTTTAAAAGGAAAAAAAATGGCTTTCGACAAGAACAAAGAAACAGAATTCGGCATCATTCGCCACGACTTCAAGGACCGCGAATCTCGTGACGGTTTCCGCGAACACCGCGAAGGATTCGAGGATTTCCGCCGCCGCGATTTCAACAAGCCGCGCGAAGGTTTTAACAGCGAACGTCCGCGATTCAACAAGGACCGCGACGGCTTTACCCGCCGTAAAACCGATGGCGACCGCCGCGTGAGTTTCGGTGACCCCGATGGCGCTCCGCAAACCGCTATCGGCGGCATCCGCGAAGTGACCGACCTTCTGGAACGCAGCCCCATGCAAGTACACCGCGTGCTCTTTATGCACCAGTCGGGCAACCCCAAACTCTACGAACTGCAGAAGCTCGCCAAGCGCGCCCACGTGCACGTACAGCAGGTCGATTCCAAGGTTCTGAACACCTACACCACGCAACACCACGGCGTGGTCGCACTCTTGAACGAAAAGGAACTTCTCGTTTGGGAAGACATTCGTGAAGAATATTTTAAGGCCAAGGAAAACGGCGAACGCAAGCTGATTGCCGTAGGCACCAACATCGAAGACCCGCGTAACCTGGGCGCTTGCATCCGTAGTGCGCTCGCATTGGGCGTAGACCTCTTGATGCTCCCGGCCAAGGGCATGTGCGGCATTACGCCGGCTGTCGCCCGCTCTGCCGCAGGCGCACTCGACAAGATGAAGATTTGCCGCCCGAACAACCTGGAAGCCGCCGTCGGCGAACTCAAACTCGCAGGCTACCAGATTCTTGGTCTCGACGCCGACACCGAAACCAACCTCGCCGGCTTCGAATTCAGCGACCAGGCGGTCATTGCCGTCGGTGGCGAAGACGTGGGCCTTCCGCCCTTCATTCGCAAGCAGTGCGACGCTGTACTCCGCATTCCCATGATGCCCGAAGCGCATTCCTACAACGCCTCGGTGGCCCTTTCGCTCGGTCTGTACGAATACGCACGCCTCCGAATCAAGTAAATTATTCCAACTTGGACTATAAAAGCACCCTGTAGGGGGTGTTTTTTTTATCGCAAACCGAATATCCCAACCAAAATGGTATATCTTTTTACTACAAGAAGGGAAAATTTATGGACTTCGATTCACTGTTATCGAAATACGAAGCAAAAGCCTGCATTGTCTCCGTTGACTTTTACGAAGACGAAACGTATGGGAACATCCGTATTCTCGCGGGTAACAAGGCTCACTGTGACGAAATGGAAATGACGCAAGGTCGTCCCTTTATTCCTGGGTCGCCTTACGAGGCTTGTTTTCCTCAAAACCGCAATTTCGAAGATTACTGTTTCCGCTGCACACGAACCAAAAAGCCTCTCCATGCCTACGTGGAACTTTACACCATGGGGCTCTGGCTGAACATGTTCCTGATTCCGATTGAATCGGATAAGCCGAACACCGGCTACTGCATTTACGTTTACGATGTATCGCCCAAGGTGGATTCTGCTGCCATGGTCGACCTTTCCGGCGATGTGGCCTCTGAGGTGTTAAAGGCATGCGTCAAGCTCCGTAGCTCGAACGACATCAAGAAGACCTTCCAAGAAGTCATCGAAGATATCCGTAGCCTTTGCGATTCTGAACACTGCTGCATTTTGCTGACCAATCCAGATACACGCACCTGCGATATTCTAGGAGACGCCCTCAGCAAAGGCACAAGCCTGCTTCCCATGTCGACCTATCTAGAAGGCTTCTACGAAATTACGGAAACATGGGCCGCAACACTAGGCGGAAGCACCTGCATTATCATCAAAGACCGCCACGACATGGATCACCTGCATCAACAAAACCCCGTGTGGGCAGATTCGCTCGAAGGCGCCATGGTCAAGA contains:
- a CDS encoding type II toxin-antitoxin system RelE/ParE family toxin, with amino-acid sequence MKEYVAYEGPCFTIEWFYNEQGESQALEYFNGLSDAQQRKVLMLFKRIGDFGRISDITKFRNEGDKIYAFKPQPDRFLSFFYIGKKIIITNAFRKKTQKLPEEEKRQALLNMQSYNKRVLKDVYYEKD
- a CDS encoding RNA methyltransferase, which encodes MAFDKNKETEFGIIRHDFKDRESRDGFREHREGFEDFRRRDFNKPREGFNSERPRFNKDRDGFTRRKTDGDRRVSFGDPDGAPQTAIGGIREVTDLLERSPMQVHRVLFMHQSGNPKLYELQKLAKRAHVHVQQVDSKVLNTYTTQHHGVVALLNEKELLVWEDIREEYFKAKENGERKLIAVGTNIEDPRNLGACIRSALALGVDLLMLPAKGMCGITPAVARSAAGALDKMKICRPNNLEAAVGELKLAGYQILGLDADTETNLAGFEFSDQAVIAVGGEDVGLPPFIRKQCDAVLRIPMMPEAHSYNASVALSLGLYEYARLRIK
- a CDS encoding sensor domain-containing diguanylate cyclase; amino-acid sequence: MDFDSLLSKYEAKACIVSVDFYEDETYGNIRILAGNKAHCDEMEMTQGRPFIPGSPYEACFPQNRNFEDYCFRCTRTKKPLHAYVELYTMGLWLNMFLIPIESDKPNTGYCIYVYDVSPKVDSAAMVDLSGDVASEVLKACVKLRSSNDIKKTFQEVIEDIRSLCDSEHCCILLTNPDTRTCDILGDALSKGTSLLPMSTYLEGFYEITETWAATLGGSTCIIIKDRHDMDHLHQQNPVWADSLEGAMVKTIVLFPLRFDNKVLGYMWAINFNAENTIKIKKTLELTTYFLASEIANHLLLKKLEIMSSIDSLTGIKNRNMMNNRVDLIVSGKERTPDAVLFIDLNGLKRVNDDQGHNSGDKMLRTAAKILQEVLHDGEVFRAGGDEFMAMFPKITEAELQKRIEQIHEVAKANNIHFSIGSCLGGTDVRRSMHIADERMYADKNAYYAAHPEEKYR
- a CDS encoding helix-turn-helix transcriptional regulator, whose translation is MKKTKSTFERVMTSPKQKKAFEKEYANFLLSELLLDAMSKQDISVRALSKASGISTSVIQNLRAMQPVNITLKTLNALLSSLGYELIARRGRHCVSLTTQSV
- a CDS encoding 5-formyltetrahydrofolate cyclo-ligase; amino-acid sequence: MESVLLVSALLLLIFGSRPLFEMLRKKRDGEELIGNPWEEIHAIKGYKESRKVAAFYPLTGEPNIMPIIEQLADEDRLLLPRCTGPTTMEFCHVQSLKKDLVKGKFGIMEPRGDIPAYEGDFTVFLVPGTKFNLTGERCGHGKGYYDRFLAKHPNAHKAGIATPKQISVEPLVQKLTDIKMNQIIICREKP
- a CDS encoding HRDC domain-containing protein — protein: MQDEKYILVDSEESLANLLADLELYEMAAVDTEADSMYHYTTRLCLIQITIGEHHYIVDPLCGLDLAPLFKARAMQTLIFHGADYDLRLLWQTYGFSPKQIFDTMLAAKILGEDHLGLADLVREYFGDELKKENQRADWTTRPLPLEMCEYAIHDTFYLHELCAILVEKLQEAGRMSWLTEQCDALIEHAKHPAPPRKDPWRVTGSAPLSPCALNVLKFLWEWRENQAQELDRPPYKVMPVELMLAIARRSEANFPTVDLEKLPKLPRNFRDERLDSFVNMLQTAVAVPQSDWPERLPKAPPPPVVPNSDLLSVLKTWRDLKAEELELDPSLLANKAQLIWLAAPGDMPWEARYEEAHLMNWQRVLWTEILQQNLPNAKRVGDPD